One genomic segment of Kogia breviceps isolate mKogBre1 chromosome 11, mKogBre1 haplotype 1, whole genome shotgun sequence includes these proteins:
- the LOC131765503 gene encoding SNRPN upstream reading frame protein-like, with amino-acid sequence MEWARDRLHLRWTTDQHVPEVEVQVKWRRTASLNSQECHVYPRRSQQQQQQVPVVDFQVGLRQAFLAEIPRGG; translated from the coding sequence ATGGAGTGGGCCAGGGACCGTTTACACCTGAGATGGACCACAGACCAGCACGTACCAGAGGTAGAAGTCCAAGTCAAATGGAGAAGAACAGCCTCACTGAACAGCCAGGAGTGTCACGTGTACCCAAGGCGatctcagcagcagcagcagcaagtaCCTGTGGTGGATTTCCAGGTGGGACTGAGACAGGCATTCTTAGCTGAGATACCAAGAGGTGGTTAA